A single Rhodomicrobium lacus DNA region contains:
- the crcB gene encoding fluoride efflux transporter CrcB → MSLWTYLFIALGGAIGSVARAAVSDAMVRLTGPFFPWGTILINITGSFIIGLFAALSVSGSRYGLHGDARAFVMIGICGGYTTFSSFSLQTFDLLRDGKPWAALANVGISVLMCLAAVALGYALAAAVAADTRP, encoded by the coding sequence ATGTCCTTGTGGACTTACCTTTTCATCGCGCTCGGCGGAGCCATCGGAAGCGTGGCGCGCGCCGCCGTCTCCGACGCCATGGTGCGCCTCACCGGACCGTTTTTTCCGTGGGGCACGATCCTCATCAACATCACCGGCTCTTTCATCATAGGACTCTTCGCGGCGCTCTCGGTGTCGGGCAGCCGATACGGTTTGCACGGCGACGCCCGCGCCTTCGTGATGATCGGCATCTGCGGCGGCTACACCACCTTTTCCTCGTTCAGCCTGCAAACCTTCGACCTGCTGCGCGATGGCAAGCCGTGGGCAGCCCTCGCGAATGTCGGCATCTCGGTGCTCATGTGCCTCGCGGCTGTAGCGCTCGGCTATGCGCTGGCTGCGGCGGTGGCGGCCGACACGCGGCCCTGA
- the hisN gene encoding histidinol-phosphatase translates to MPIAFDSLLETAHKLANAASSVTLSHFRKGTNADHKGGTSFDPVTVADKGAEEAMRAILLRDFPDHGIAGEEFAPVNEGADYVWSLDPIDGTRSYIIGLPIWGTLIGVLYKGKPILGVMDQPFIGERFWSDEHAAWYRGPNGLRRCKTRTCANLGDALLTATTPDMFEGEDATQFDRLAGSVRMRRFGGDCYAYGMLALGQIDIVAEACLKPFDIVALIPIVEKAGGAVKTWDGGEPQAAGRCIAVGDPALLDIALDRLRG, encoded by the coding sequence GTGCCGATTGCCTTTGATTCGCTGCTTGAAACAGCGCACAAGCTCGCCAATGCCGCGAGTAGCGTCACTTTGTCGCACTTCCGCAAGGGAACAAACGCCGATCATAAGGGCGGCACGTCCTTCGATCCCGTGACTGTCGCCGACAAGGGCGCGGAAGAGGCGATGCGCGCCATTCTGCTGCGTGATTTCCCGGATCATGGCATCGCCGGGGAAGAGTTCGCTCCCGTGAACGAAGGCGCGGATTATGTCTGGAGCCTCGATCCCATCGACGGCACGCGCTCCTATATCATCGGTCTGCCGATCTGGGGCACGCTGATCGGCGTTCTTTACAAGGGCAAGCCCATCCTCGGCGTCATGGATCAGCCTTTCATCGGCGAGCGTTTCTGGAGCGATGAGCATGCCGCCTGGTATCGCGGACCGAATGGGCTCAGGCGCTGCAAGACGAGGACGTGCGCGAATCTCGGCGACGCGTTGCTGACGGCAACGACGCCGGACATGTTCGAGGGCGAGGATGCGACGCAATTCGATCGGCTTGCCGGTTCCGTGCGCATGCGCCGCTTCGGCGGAGACTGCTACGCCTACGGCATGCTGGCCCTCGGCCAGATCGACATCGTGGCGGAAGCGTGCCTGAAGCCGTTCGATATCGTTGCGCTGATCCCTATCGTTGAGAAGGCGGGCGGTGCGGTGAAAACCTGGGACGGCGGCGAACCGCAGGCAGCCGGGCGGTGCATTGCTGTTGGCGACCCCGCCTTGCTGGACATCGCGCTCGACCGATTGCGAGGCTGA
- a CDS encoding N-formylglutamate amidohydrolase, whose translation MPQDEALCIAAELDPPFTILGAQSQRVPIVFNSPHSGRVYPSVFLAASRLSAQALRKSEDAYVEQLLNAVPAHGAVLMHAHFPRAYVDINREPYELDPLLFSGRLPDFVNSQSLRAIGGLGTIARIVNEKEEIYPGPLALDTALVRIENLYKPYHAALGDLLQASRARFGAAFLFDCHSMPSQQAERGGWPDFVLGDRFGASCAPEITRLVMALLKGLGYRVGLNKPYAGGYITEHFGKPQQGVHALQIEVDRSIYMNEETFEKTPAFEGLQRDMSHLVSALVQELPRWSGGYKVAAE comes from the coding sequence ATGCCGCAAGACGAAGCCCTGTGTATCGCGGCGGAACTCGATCCGCCTTTTACAATCCTCGGTGCGCAAAGCCAGCGCGTCCCGATCGTCTTCAATTCGCCTCACAGTGGACGGGTTTATCCCTCGGTCTTCCTCGCTGCGTCGCGGCTTTCCGCGCAGGCGCTTCGCAAGTCCGAGGATGCGTATGTCGAACAGCTTCTGAACGCCGTGCCAGCGCATGGCGCCGTGCTGATGCATGCCCACTTTCCGCGCGCCTACGTGGACATAAACCGAGAGCCTTATGAACTCGATCCGTTGCTTTTCAGCGGACGGCTGCCCGATTTCGTCAACAGCCAGTCTCTGCGCGCCATCGGCGGCCTCGGCACCATCGCCCGTATCGTGAACGAGAAGGAGGAGATTTATCCCGGACCGCTGGCGCTCGACACGGCCCTCGTGCGGATCGAAAACCTCTACAAGCCCTATCATGCAGCGCTCGGCGATTTGTTGCAGGCATCGCGGGCGCGCTTCGGCGCGGCCTTTCTGTTCGACTGCCATTCGATGCCGTCGCAGCAGGCGGAGCGCGGCGGCTGGCCGGATTTCGTACTCGGGGATCGCTTCGGCGCATCCTGCGCGCCGGAAATCACGCGCCTCGTCATGGCGCTTCTGAAGGGACTGGGCTATCGCGTCGGCCTCAACAAGCCGTATGCCGGCGGCTACATCACCGAGCATTTCGGCAAGCCGCAACAGGGCGTTCACGCGCTCCAGATCGAGGTCGACCGCAGCATCTACATGAATGAGGAAACCTTCGAGAAGACGCCCGCCTTCGAGGGCCTGCAGCGCGACATGTCGCACCTCGTGTCCGCGCTGGTGCAGGAGTTGCCGCGCTGGAGCGGAGGCTATAAGGTCGCCGCTGAGTGA
- a CDS encoding pyridoxamine 5'-phosphate oxidase family protein has protein sequence MDTHQQGFAKLVAMIDAIEVGMLTTADESGHLRARPMATQRAEDGCLWFFTARDSPKIEEIRKDHQVVVTYSDPANQVFISVSGVARTLRDEAKIRELWTGQAQRWFPEGPEDPRIALLSVEITAAEFWDVDACNMRELMNSNASPEQLAAATDHKAIS, from the coding sequence GTGGATACGCATCAGCAGGGGTTCGCAAAGCTCGTCGCGATGATAGACGCCATTGAGGTCGGCATGCTCACCACAGCCGACGAAAGCGGCCATCTGCGGGCGAGGCCCATGGCAACGCAGCGTGCGGAGGATGGCTGTCTGTGGTTTTTCACGGCTCGCGACTCGCCGAAGATCGAGGAAATTCGCAAGGACCATCAGGTGGTTGTCACTTACAGCGACCCCGCGAACCAGGTTTTCATCTCGGTTTCGGGTGTCGCGCGTACGCTCAGGGACGAGGCCAAAATTCGCGAGCTTTGGACGGGGCAGGCCCAGCGATGGTTCCCCGAAGGCCCTGAGGATCCGCGCATTGCGCTGCTCTCGGTTGAAATCACGGCGGCGGAATTCTGGGACGTGGACGCGTGCAATATGCGCGAACTGATGAACTCGAACGCTTCACCCGAACAGCTCGCCGCCGCGACCGATCACAAGGCTATTTCCTGA
- a CDS encoding pirin family protein: protein MAMVVIRSEDRGRTQIDWLDSRHTFSFGEYYDPKRMGFGPLRVINEDRVAPGGGFPTHAHRDMEIISYVIEGELQHKDSMGNGSVIRPGDVQHMSAGTGVRHSEFNASDTEPVHFLQIWVLPERDGATPGYNQKTFSVPGKSGRLRLVVSGDGRDGSIAINRDVDIYATILEPGEPVEHRVADGRARWVQVVRGSVTANGERLDAGDGAGTISEEDICIEAVEKAEVLLFDMRVSV, encoded by the coding sequence ATGGCCATGGTTGTTATCAGGTCCGAAGACAGGGGCCGCACTCAGATCGATTGGCTCGACAGTCGCCACACCTTCTCGTTCGGCGAGTATTACGACCCGAAGCGCATGGGCTTTGGGCCCCTCCGGGTCATCAATGAGGATCGCGTCGCGCCTGGGGGCGGCTTCCCCACCCACGCCCATCGCGACATGGAAATCATCTCCTACGTGATCGAGGGAGAGCTTCAGCACAAGGACAGCATGGGAAACGGGTCGGTCATCCGCCCGGGCGATGTGCAGCACATGTCGGCGGGCACGGGCGTTCGTCACAGCGAGTTCAATGCATCGGATACGGAGCCAGTGCATTTCCTGCAAATCTGGGTCTTGCCTGAACGCGATGGTGCCACACCGGGCTACAACCAGAAGACATTTTCCGTGCCCGGGAAGTCCGGGCGGCTTCGGCTTGTTGTGTCGGGAGACGGTCGCGACGGTTCCATTGCGATCAACCGCGATGTGGATATCTACGCGACGATTCTCGAACCGGGCGAACCCGTCGAGCATCGGGTCGCAGATGGACGCGCGCGGTGGGTTCAAGTCGTTCGAGGTTCGGTGACGGCAAATGGCGAGCGCCTCGACGCGGGCGATGGCGCTGGCACCATTTCGGAAGAGGATATCTGCATCGAAGCTGTGGAAAAGGCGGAGGTGCTTCTCTTCGACATGAGAGTGTCCGTTTAG
- a CDS encoding GatB/YqeY domain-containing protein, with amino-acid sequence MIRQKISETLKDAMRSKDEVKTTTLRMVNAAIKQKDIDVARGRGDEHIGEDEVLNLLQSLIKSRRESVELYRKGDRPDLAAKEEAEIAIISDFLPKQMGEDELKAAVKELVGSIGATSVKDMGKVMAALKANYAGQLDMTKASAVVKDVLAGK; translated from the coding sequence ATGATTCGCCAAAAAATCTCCGAGACTCTGAAAGACGCCATGCGGTCGAAAGACGAGGTGAAAACGACGACGCTGCGCATGGTGAACGCTGCGATCAAGCAGAAGGACATCGACGTGGCGCGCGGTCGCGGCGATGAGCACATCGGAGAGGACGAGGTGCTGAATCTGCTGCAAAGCCTGATCAAGTCTCGTCGCGAGTCCGTCGAGCTTTACAGGAAGGGCGACCGGCCCGACCTGGCCGCGAAGGAAGAGGCCGAGATCGCGATCATTTCGGACTTTCTGCCGAAGCAGATGGGCGAGGATGAGCTGAAGGCTGCGGTGAAGGAACTGGTGGGCTCGATCGGCGCGACGAGCGTCAAGGACATGGGCAAGGTCATGGCTGCGCTGAAGGCGAATTACGCGGGCCAACTCGACATGACGAAGGCAAGTGCCGTCGTCAAGGACGTGCTCGCCGGGAAATGA
- a CDS encoding YceI family protein, which produces MSLRRILIASIPAFFAATTIASAEPVAYSFDPGHTTVRFCWNHLGISRQCAQFKTYEGEVLYDAAKPENSKVGITFKTDSIETLVPVFNDHMKGDKLFDTKAFPEATFKSTKFERTGEKSGKVTGDLTIKGVTKPVVLDVTLNFEGSHPMSKKPTLGIGANTTIKRTEFGVSQAAPFVSDEVTIDIQTELNKKI; this is translated from the coding sequence ATGTCGTTGCGCAGGATTCTTATTGCTTCCATTCCCGCATTTTTCGCGGCAACCACCATCGCATCCGCTGAGCCTGTCGCCTATTCGTTTGATCCCGGTCATACGACGGTTCGCTTCTGCTGGAACCATCTCGGCATCAGCCGCCAGTGTGCCCAGTTCAAGACCTACGAGGGCGAAGTGCTTTACGACGCGGCCAAGCCGGAGAACAGCAAGGTCGGAATCACCTTCAAGACCGACAGTATCGAGACGCTCGTACCGGTGTTCAACGACCACATGAAGGGCGACAAGCTGTTCGATACGAAGGCTTTCCCCGAGGCAACCTTCAAGAGCACAAAGTTTGAACGGACCGGCGAGAAAAGCGGGAAAGTTACCGGCGACCTGACGATCAAAGGCGTGACGAAGCCTGTGGTGCTCGATGTCACCCTCAATTTCGAGGGCTCGCACCCGATGTCGAAGAAGCCGACGCTCGGCATCGGCGCCAATACAACGATCAAGCGCACGGAATTTGGCGTTTCGCAGGCTGCGCCCTTCGTTTCCGACGAAGTGACGATCGACATCCAGACGGAACTGAACAAGAAAATCTAG
- a CDS encoding c-type cytochrome has product MFILPCAAQTGSGIDPCARMEVLPGSKLFAENCTYCHGPDGKGGGILAKELKLTPPDLTTLAERSNGSFPTEYVFKLLKGESGKSHGGMPNWTSIFSDECGPASASRAVTELGMYVKGIQAK; this is encoded by the coding sequence ATGTTCATCCTACCCTGCGCGGCGCAAACGGGGAGCGGAATCGACCCATGCGCGCGGATGGAAGTGCTCCCCGGCTCCAAGCTCTTCGCCGAAAACTGCACCTATTGTCACGGCCCGGACGGCAAGGGCGGCGGCATCCTCGCAAAGGAACTGAAGCTCACGCCGCCGGACCTGACGACGCTGGCGGAGCGTTCGAACGGCTCGTTTCCGACGGAATACGTTTTCAAACTTCTGAAAGGCGAAAGCGGCAAGTCGCATGGGGGCATGCCGAACTGGACATCGATCTTTTCCGACGAGTGCGGGCCGGCTTCGGCAAGCCGCGCGGTGACGGAACTTGGCATGTACGTCAAAGGCATTCAGGCGAAGTAG
- a CDS encoding aminotransferase class I/II-fold pyridoxal phosphate-dependent enzyme has translation MSETSLSTIQSPFPRLRDLIEGLKPGGSPIDMTIGEPRHGVPSFAADVIAEHSRSFSKYPPINGIPELRQAIAAWLKRRYALGPGVVDPERHVLPLCGTREGLVSAMTLAAAKKSVRGAAVLMPNPFYQAYYAGALTAGCHAVMLPATAAGGFLPDLDALDPALLDRTAAFYIASPANPQGVVASPAYFERLIALARRHDFYVFSDECYSEIYQNEPPASALQVAARTGDVNRVLVFNSLSKRSNAPGLRSGFIAGDAGFLKDYLQYRNVASPQVPIPIQQASVALWSDDAHAAESRALYQAKFAAASERLGDLPNYYEPGGGMFLWLDLSHLGGGVEAAKTIWKGCGVKVLPGAFLAQPDERGFNPGDDYVRLALVDPLDVTRDAVDRLASMLL, from the coding sequence GTGTCCGAAACCTCGCTCTCTACGATCCAGTCGCCGTTCCCGCGCCTTCGCGACCTCATCGAAGGACTGAAGCCCGGCGGCTCTCCCATCGACATGACCATCGGCGAACCTCGCCACGGGGTGCCTTCGTTCGCGGCGGATGTCATAGCCGAACATTCGCGGAGTTTCTCAAAATATCCGCCGATCAACGGCATCCCGGAGCTGCGTCAGGCCATAGCGGCATGGCTCAAGCGCCGCTATGCGCTCGGGCCGGGCGTCGTCGATCCCGAAAGGCACGTCCTGCCCCTGTGCGGCACGCGCGAGGGTCTCGTTTCGGCCATGACACTGGCGGCAGCGAAGAAGAGCGTGCGCGGCGCGGCCGTTCTCATGCCGAACCCGTTCTATCAGGCTTACTACGCGGGCGCGCTCACGGCGGGCTGTCATGCGGTGATGCTTCCTGCAACGGCTGCTGGCGGCTTTCTGCCGGACCTCGATGCGCTCGATCCCGCGCTTCTCGACCGCACGGCGGCCTTCTACATTGCCTCGCCCGCAAATCCACAGGGTGTCGTCGCCAGCCCCGCCTATTTCGAGCGGCTGATCGCTCTTGCCCGCCGCCACGATTTCTATGTTTTTTCTGACGAATGTTATTCGGAGATTTACCAGAACGAGCCGCCGGCAAGCGCGCTGCAAGTGGCCGCGCGGACGGGCGATGTTAACCGGGTGCTCGTCTTCAATTCGCTGTCGAAACGCTCGAATGCACCAGGGCTTCGCTCGGGCTTCATCGCGGGCGACGCGGGCTTTCTGAAGGACTATCTGCAATATCGAAACGTCGCATCGCCGCAGGTGCCGATCCCCATCCAGCAAGCCTCCGTGGCGCTCTGGTCTGACGACGCGCATGCCGCCGAAAGCCGCGCGCTCTATCAGGCGAAGTTCGCCGCCGCGAGTGAAAGGCTCGGCGATCTTCCGAATTATTACGAGCCGGGAGGCGGCATGTTTCTTTGGCTCGATCTCTCGCATTTAGGCGGAGGTGTCGAGGCCGCGAAAACGATTTGGAAAGGATGCGGTGTCAAAGTGCTGCCTGGGGCCTTTCTGGCGCAACCGGACGAGCGCGGTTTCAATCCGGGGGACGATTACGTCCGGCTCGCGCTGGTGGACCCGCTCGACGTGACGCGCGACGCGGTGGACCGCCTCGCGTCGATGCTGTTGTGA
- a CDS encoding ammonium transporter — protein sequence MTPVWRNLALLGATALGAMALIDPSLAQEAATAATDAAAAAPEAAAEAATAAAATAAKAPELVVAKADDAWMMTSSLLVLLMTVPGVALFYGGMVRTKNMLSILTQVFAIQCIVCVIWFIYGYSLAFGSAEGALAPFIGNFSRLFLHGIDSSTVAATFTPGVGIHELVFVSFQMTFAAITTALAVGGFAERMKFSAVVLFAILWPTIVYFPIAHMVWANPGPAELALNNEAAVAASGFGFQMGALDFAGGTVVHINAGLAGLIGALLVGRRLGYGKEPMPPHSLTLTMVGAALLWVGWFGFNAGSALEASGTAVLAMANTFVATAAAGISWLVVEWLFKGKPSLLGLASGVVAGLVAVTPAAGFAGTNGALVLGLVAGAVCFFFCTAVKSALRYDDTLDVFGVHAVGGIIGAIGTGIVAAPVYGGTGVTDYTKCEIVNGVLTATCPIGEYDVAAQVLIQLKNIAVTGAWCIVGSTIVFLLISFVVGLRASAEKEREGLDISEHGERAYNL from the coding sequence ATGACACCTGTCTGGCGTAATCTAGCTCTTCTAGGGGCAACGGCCCTGGGAGCGATGGCTCTCATCGATCCATCGCTCGCCCAGGAAGCCGCGACTGCGGCAACCGACGCCGCGGCTGCGGCGCCGGAAGCTGCCGCCGAAGCCGCGACCGCTGCCGCTGCAACGGCCGCGAAGGCTCCCGAACTCGTTGTTGCCAAGGCCGACGACGCATGGATGATGACGTCATCGCTGCTCGTCCTCCTGATGACGGTTCCCGGCGTTGCGCTCTTCTATGGCGGCATGGTCCGCACGAAGAACATGCTTTCCATTCTGACGCAGGTCTTCGCGATCCAGTGTATCGTCTGCGTGATCTGGTTCATCTACGGCTACAGCCTGGCATTCGGCAGCGCGGAAGGCGCGCTTGCTCCGTTCATCGGTAATTTCTCGCGACTTTTCTTGCACGGCATCGATTCATCGACCGTGGCTGCGACCTTCACCCCGGGCGTTGGCATCCACGAACTGGTGTTCGTGAGCTTCCAGATGACCTTTGCGGCGATCACCACCGCGCTGGCCGTGGGCGGTTTTGCCGAGCGCATGAAGTTCTCTGCGGTCGTCCTTTTCGCGATCCTCTGGCCGACGATCGTCTATTTCCCGATCGCGCACATGGTCTGGGCCAACCCTGGACCGGCCGAACTCGCCCTTAACAATGAAGCTGCCGTTGCAGCCTCGGGCTTCGGTTTCCAGATGGGTGCCCTCGACTTCGCCGGCGGCACCGTCGTTCACATCAACGCGGGCCTCGCCGGCCTGATCGGCGCGCTGCTCGTCGGCCGTCGTCTTGGCTACGGCAAGGAGCCGATGCCGCCGCACTCGCTCACGCTGACGATGGTCGGCGCTGCGCTGCTGTGGGTCGGCTGGTTCGGCTTCAACGCGGGCTCCGCGCTGGAAGCGAGCGGCACCGCCGTTCTCGCGATGGCCAACACCTTTGTGGCGACAGCCGCTGCGGGCATTTCCTGGCTCGTGGTGGAGTGGCTTTTCAAGGGTAAGCCAAGCCTCCTTGGTCTTGCTTCCGGCGTCGTCGCCGGTCTCGTCGCGGTAACGCCTGCGGCCGGTTTTGCCGGAACCAACGGCGCGCTGGTGCTCGGCCTCGTCGCGGGCGCGGTTTGCTTCTTCTTCTGCACCGCAGTGAAGAGCGCTCTCCGCTATGACGATACGCTCGACGTCTTCGGCGTCCATGCCGTCGGCGGCATCATCGGCGCCATCGGCACGGGCATCGTCGCCGCGCCGGTCTATGGCGGCACGGGCGTGACGGACTACACCAAGTGCGAAATCGTCAACGGCGTTCTGACTGCGACTTGCCCGATCGGCGAATATGACGTCGCCGCGCAGGTTCTGATCCAGCTCAAGAACATCGCGGTCACGGGCGCCTGGTGCATCGTCGGCAGCACGATCGTCTTCCTTCTTATCTCTTTCGTCGTCGGCCTGCGTGCCTCGGCCGAGAAGGAGCGCGAAGGTCTCGACATTTCCGAACACGGCGAACGCGCTTACAACCTGTAA
- the msrA gene encoding peptide-methionine (S)-S-oxide reductase MsrA — translation MFSFSKKTKMPDAATALPGRDAPIPTTDTNIVNGAALKPPYPEGSEIAIFGLGCFWGAERRFWQIPGVIVTAVGYSGSFTPNPTYEEVCSGGTGHTEAVLVVFDPKKVSYGELLKAFWEAHDPTQGMRQGNDVGTQYRSAIYTTNEKQAREALASKDAYQKALSAKGHGAITTEIAPAGEFYFAEGYHQQYLAKNPGGYCGLGGTGVSCPVGLGENAPA, via the coding sequence ATGTTTTCGTTCAGCAAGAAGACCAAGATGCCGGACGCCGCGACCGCACTTCCCGGCCGCGACGCGCCGATTCCAACCACCGATACCAATATCGTGAACGGCGCCGCGCTGAAGCCGCCCTATCCCGAAGGCAGCGAAATCGCGATCTTCGGGCTGGGCTGCTTCTGGGGCGCGGAACGCCGCTTCTGGCAGATTCCCGGCGTCATCGTGACCGCCGTCGGTTACTCGGGCAGCTTCACGCCGAACCCGACCTATGAGGAGGTTTGCTCCGGCGGCACCGGCCACACCGAGGCGGTTCTCGTCGTGTTCGACCCGAAGAAGGTCAGCTATGGCGAGCTGCTGAAAGCTTTCTGGGAGGCTCATGATCCCACGCAAGGCATGAGGCAGGGCAACGATGTCGGCACGCAATACCGCTCGGCGATTTACACCACGAACGAGAAGCAGGCACGCGAAGCGCTCGCGTCGAAGGACGCATATCAAAAGGCGCTTTCCGCAAAAGGCCATGGCGCGATCACGACCGAAATCGCACCCGCTGGCGAGTTCTATTTCGCGGAGGGCTATCATCAGCAATATCTTGCGAAAAACCCCGGCGGTTATTGCGGCCTCGGCGGGACCGGCGTTTCCTGCCCTGTCGGCCTCGGTGAAAACGCGCCAGCCTGA
- a CDS encoding cryptochrome/photolyase family protein, whose protein sequence is MTASSRSAPALVLFRRDLRLADHPALSAAADTGAPVIPVYILDNETPGRWRPGGASRWWLHQSLRSLASDLEARGSRLVLRRGDTERALLDLIEETGARSVFFTRGYEPFQRAMEGRLKSSLEARGVSLRRFGGQILVEPESLANLSGEPFRLFTPFFRALSQRGAPSTPLLPPDTLAAPERWPRSDVLESWSLEPTKPDWAGGLRAAWAPGETAARDRLALFIETALPSYPARRDQPGTDGTSRLSPHLAFGEIGPRQIWHAVKAAAEADGDEAGAEAYLREVGWREFSYHLLFHFPHLPDEPFRAEFAAFPWRDDIDALEAWRRGRTGFPIVDAGMRQLWQTGWMHNRVRMVVASFLIKHLLLPWQTGEDWFWDTLVDADLANNAASWQWVAGSGADAAPYFRIFNPVLQGEKFDAHGEYVRAFVPELARLPASLVHKPWTASATALREAGVTLGETWPHPIVEHTAARARALAAFAFVKK, encoded by the coding sequence ATGACCGCTTCATCGCGTTCCGCCCCGGCCCTCGTTCTTTTCCGGCGCGACTTGCGCCTTGCCGATCATCCTGCCCTCTCGGCTGCGGCCGATACGGGTGCGCCGGTCATCCCTGTCTACATTCTGGATAATGAGACGCCGGGCCGCTGGCGCCCTGGCGGTGCGAGCCGCTGGTGGCTTCATCAGTCGCTCAGGTCCCTTGCGTCGGATCTTGAAGCGCGCGGTTCGCGGCTGGTGCTACGGCGCGGGGATACCGAGCGCGCGCTGCTCGACCTGATCGAGGAAACCGGCGCGCGCTCCGTTTTTTTCACGCGTGGCTACGAGCCTTTTCAGCGTGCGATGGAAGGGCGACTGAAATCGTCGCTCGAAGCGCGCGGGGTTTCGTTGCGGCGTTTCGGCGGGCAGATCCTTGTCGAGCCGGAAAGCCTCGCGAATCTCTCGGGCGAGCCGTTTCGCTTGTTCACCCCATTCTTCCGCGCCCTGTCGCAGCGCGGCGCACCTTCAACGCCGCTGCTTCCGCCGGATACACTCGCCGCGCCAGAGCGCTGGCCCCGCTCCGATGTCCTGGAAAGCTGGTCCCTTGAACCGACGAAGCCAGACTGGGCAGGCGGCCTGCGCGCCGCGTGGGCGCCCGGCGAAACGGCGGCGCGGGATCGGCTCGCCCTTTTCATAGAAACTGCGCTGCCGTCCTATCCAGCACGGCGCGACCAACCCGGCACAGATGGTACATCGCGCCTGTCGCCCCATCTGGCGTTCGGCGAGATCGGGCCGCGCCAGATCTGGCACGCTGTGAAAGCGGCGGCGGAAGCGGACGGCGATGAGGCGGGAGCCGAGGCGTATCTGCGCGAAGTCGGCTGGCGGGAGTTTTCGTATCACCTGCTGTTCCACTTCCCGCATCTGCCCGACGAGCCGTTCCGCGCAGAGTTTGCCGCCTTCCCATGGCGTGACGACATCGATGCGCTTGAGGCGTGGCGGCGCGGGCGGACGGGATTTCCCATCGTGGACGCCGGAATGCGCCAACTCTGGCAGACCGGGTGGATGCACAACCGCGTGCGGATGGTCGTCGCCTCATTCCTCATCAAGCATCTGCTTCTGCCGTGGCAGACCGGCGAGGACTGGTTCTGGGATACGCTCGTCGACGCGGATCTCGCGAACAACGCCGCAAGCTGGCAGTGGGTGGCGGGGTCCGGCGCGGACGCCGCGCCCTATTTCCGCATCTTCAATCCCGTGCTTCAGGGCGAGAAATTCGACGCGCACGGCGAATACGTGCGCGCCTTCGTGCCCGAACTCGCCAGGCTTCCCGCCTCGCTTGTCCATAAACCATGGACGGCGAGCGCGACGGCGCTGCGTGAAGCCGGCGTCACTCTCGGCGAAACCTGGCCGCACCCCATCGTCGAGCACACGGCGGCGCGGGCAAGAGCGCTCGCCGCCTTCGCGTTCGTGAAGAAATAG
- a CDS encoding P-II family nitrogen regulator, translating into MKLVVAIIKPFKLEEVRQALDGLGIEGLTVSEVKGYGRQKGHTEIYRGAEYEVNFVPKIKIEVVVADEQVDKVIEAVSSAAKTGQIGDGKIFVSTIEHTVRIRTGESDADAL; encoded by the coding sequence ATGAAACTGGTGGTGGCGATCATCAAGCCATTCAAGCTGGAAGAAGTCCGTCAGGCCCTCGACGGTCTCGGCATCGAAGGGCTTACGGTCAGCGAAGTCAAAGGCTACGGCCGTCAGAAAGGGCACACCGAAATCTATCGCGGCGCGGAATACGAGGTGAACTTCGTTCCGAAGATCAAGATCGAAGTCGTGGTGGCCGACGAGCAGGTTGATAAAGTCATCGAAGCTGTTTCTTCGGCGGCAAAAACGGGGCAGATCGGAGACGGCAAGATCTTCGTGTCTACGATCGAACATACGGTGCGCATCCGCACGGGCGAATCCGACGCTGATGCTCTTTAG